The DNA sequence TTAATACACCTCGAGTTTCTGTAGATAATGAGATGAGTAAGTTAGGGCTAACCCGGAAGAAGAACAGCTCTAAGCTAACTTACCTTCATAGATGAGACCTGAAATTCTCTTAACACCACCTCTTCTTGCGAGACGTCTGATAGCTGGTTTGGTAATACCTCTAAGTAAAGGGTAGTGAGGTCAGCTAACCTGTCGTTGTATGTATAAATGACTGATGGTAAGCGTCAAAGACTTACTGGATGTTATCTCTCAAGACTTTTCTGTGTCTTTTggcaccacctttacctaaacctttaccaccttttccTCGACCTGACATTGTGATTTATTTATAAGTAACTTGGGTAGGGTTGAGCTGTAGACAAGTTGACGTCAGCTAACATTCCTACTGAATATAAAGGGTTGACGTGGTTTCTATGGTAACGAATGAAACTTACAAAAGGGAGACTTGGTTGACTGGATTGAATTTATCGCTTAATgatgagaagagaagagaaagagagaataagataaaatcaagttgaaattatATATGCATCTGTATCTGAGAAAGTTAATGTCACACACGGTGGTTGACTAACCTTAGTAGTTGAGTGACGCGCGCGTAGTACGACATGACATTTGAAAAGGGTCAAGGGATGTGGAGGTAATTGAACCAAACATCACACAAAATGATTGACCGAATCACGGTGATATAGAAATCCCGCTTGACTGAAACAGCTAAAATCACGTGATGAAGCGAGTGGCTCAATAAATGGGTGTTCGATTTACATTTTTGAGGATCGACCATGTGTTTTCGATTTGAAAGAGTCATGCATACGTAATCAATCGACTTTTAGCTTTGAGCTTAGCTTCTTTCCGACTAGTTTCAAGTTTCGGATTCAGGTTGACATTAACGCAGAAAGAAGGAtattttggatgatttagaaagaCCAGATATCATTATACATCTTAGAATACTTGCATATACTTGATAACAAAGAAGCGTCATACAAAGTCAAATCATTCAGCTCAAGAGAAGAATCTGTATCACAAACATGTCATTTTTACCAAGATTATTCACTCGACCAACCactttttcatcaatttcaagtATAGCTGGACCATCTCGAATTCCATCATTGAATATACCTGGATTTAGTGTTatacaatcatcatcatcatcatcattttcaacttcatcaccttgttTAGTTAAacaaaaattgaaatcaCATTCTGGATGTAAAAAAAGATTCTTCGCTAATGCTAATGGTCTTGTGAGTATATTATCGTTGATTTTGCTCAATTTTTTTACCGAACATATGTAATTCATGTAGAAGCTAATATCCTTTATTGTTTACCTCATTTAGTTTAAGCGAGTAAGTGAAGAGTCCTTCTCTTCAGCTATAGACGATACTGTCGTGATTATGAATGTAAGAATGGAGTTCTAATTATATATCTGTTTTCAATCATCTATTATTTTAGGCTCAAACAGGTAAATCACATTTGAATacagcattttcaacatcaCGAATAAATAGATTAGCGAAATCAGTTTATGTTACAAAAACACAGGTAAGTTGTATTTATTTAATTATCTTATATTCTTAAATGCTATATAATCGGATTTTTTTCTTATTCATTTTTGCATGGATGAGATGTATGTAAAAGAGGGATGAATAATAGttaaccatttttttttttggtttgtcttttttctttattgtAATTCAAATAGGGTcgaaaattgaagaaaatgttaCCATACGCTTAAGAATGTGGTTTCAGTTTGATGATTAGATGTATAAATATCCCACTTTTGCAATATCATACAATTTTGCATTGTTCCAATTAATATACCCAACCCCAATTTAACGATCTTAACTATTATAAAGAACTTGATTTACATTGATACCTCTAAAGAAGAGACGTTGATAGATATTGAAAAACACCAACTATCTTGAAAGGAGATAAGTATGACAACCAGTGCATATGTATTATTAACATTATATAGAAGTATAAAACAGTATCTATTTCACAAAGATTTATACGGTAATTCAGGATACCATCCTCAATTCCATCTCTTCCCTTGAACTGCacatataacatatatcATTCTACTCTATATCAAACGTGTAAGAACCAAAAACCTAAGCTTGCTCAGATTTCTCGTTTCTCACCAATCcaacattttcaccttgttcttcatAAGCAGGTAACAATTCctcttgttcttgatattgaacttgatcaGCAAATCTAACagaattaccattttttctggattttctattttctctccttgatattctttcttctcttgaaGAATGTGAACGGCCATATTTAAAGTATCTAAAAGACAATAAACATAACATGAAGAATAGATGTAGGATTGATCCTAATCCTGCTCCAATTACGAAGGCTAATACGATTGATTCGAATGGTTTTAGATTGTTCAATGCTTTTTGGAGTCTATTATGGGATtgagatcagcttctttggTCTAGCTATCTGAAGCGGGAAGCCAAAAGTATAGCTGAATGACTTACCTTCCTGGCAATGTATTAGCCATCCATCCGTGTCGATGTCTATGTCCATGTCCATGCTCATGTTGATTACCATGTTTATGCGCATGagcatgatgatgatttctgTCCAATCCATTATCCTTATCGTCATTAAACAAAGTCAACTCGCTCTCTTGTATATCTAAAGGATGTAATCTAATTGATCCACCTTCTAAGAGAGGGacaactttatcttctacttcatgGAAATGTTCTTTGAAATGATTCAACAATTTATAATTTACAGATTCTAATGATTCTTCACGTTCACGTTCGTAGTCTTGGTGTCGATTTTTCCAACCAGAACCGAGATTACCAAACCATGACCTTAGAGGTCCGaatctagatgatgatccttcaCCATGACATGGTTTTTTCCTGATCGTATCAAACGATATTGGTAATGCTTTGAATTGATTCTCTTGATCCTGATCTTGTTGAGGAATTGATataccaccaaaagatatttcttcaattgaaggtATCGGTTCAGATGATAAGGCATAAACCCTTATTGGACTTGCTGAAACTGATGCGGCTATACACAGATAGACTGAAAGTCAGTACATGGattcaaaaaaaaacatcaaGATAAAACCTTACTTACCCAGCGCAGCAAATAAAGCTATTGATGAGAACTTCATTATAGATTCTTGGTTTGCTATTTAACCTTGTAATAGATACGATGGGTGAAATATATGTTTATAGTAAGATATTCGTCAAGAACACTTTCGACTCCAGGACCATTCAATGGTGCAAGTTGTATTTATACTATAATATGCGTGAGAGAGGGAGAGAGTATATGGAGAGATGAGAGAAAGGACGTTAAGAGATTGAGCTGAAATTATAGATT is a window from the Kwoniella dendrophila CBS 6074 chromosome 6, complete sequence genome containing:
- a CDS encoding ribosomal protein L35, which produces MSFLPRLFTRPTTFSSISSIAGPSRIPSLNIPGFSVIQSSSSSSFSTSSPCLVKQKLKSHSGCKKRFFANANGLFKRAQTGKSHLNTAFSTSRINRLAKSVYVTKTQGRKLKKMLPYA
- a CDS encoding histone H4; translation: MSGRGKGGKGLGKGGAKRHRKVLRDNIQGITKPAIRRLARRGGVKRISGLIYEETRGVLKIFLENVIRDSVTYTEHAKRKTVTSLDVVYALKRQGRTLYGFGA